The following nucleotide sequence is from Salvia splendens isolate huo1 chromosome 2, SspV2, whole genome shotgun sequence.
gcccatccagatatcctagccgagattttctctcgaagaaacatgaacatatccgtgcgcttcaccccccggtaaatagggacaccaaggtaaaggaaggggaacgtacctcgtgagaaacctccttcactttgaattaagccattgtagcttgtacggattaggatgtttttccgttgttaagctcaacttttccaccatttcataACTTGCAATATTTGCACAACTACTACCATTGATGGagctacacccaagctgatctacaaggacaagaagatggatccattgttcattcaaagtggaccaattacaagagctagagctaagaagataaaggagtccatgatgcttttagttgatgaaataaaagcccaattccaagaccaatctacattgggccaaatggtgaatattattcaagttagtgggcagcccaatgcatgaagttttgagtcactatatatatcacattttggaggcccaaattgaagatacatgatgcattttcgtccatgttggagcaaccaaaatgaagagtcatttttaagtttctttttgagttaaataagtgactttagatgtcctaaagtcacaccaatagtttaggagttacttttcacttattatgagtcattctaaaggtcttaagttgtactaatgatatgagactttcaagagtccattctagcctataaataggcttgtaagcatgtcatttgaggacaccattgatcaaatacgaaaatagactttgtcttgtgagttgaattctctttgtagagtttttcacttgtttggaacttatcaagatactttgagcaagttcttgtggcgttcaaccataccgaggttcttggctgatcatatagccaacgggtcgaggttttccaagctctggaagtggatcaaaccagattatcaatcaagggagtccgctgccaaaccttatacgtggggttcttggatcaatatatccaacgggtccttcgtcctatcccaatccatatcatttggtatcacgagccATCTGGTATTGATCTATTCTTAGCTTTACCTAACATTCATATCttagtttcaaaaaaaaaaatcgaaaaaaaagtGAGAAAGGCTAGCACAACTTTATCTTCATTTTATCTAGTTGttgcaaaaaaagaaaaaaaaaggggccaaaaaaaaaaaagtacatatagTAAACATCTTTACCTTCTTTTATCCATTATCTTTTTTTGCTTTACAAaaagaagcaaacaaaaaaaccagaaaaaaaaacccaaatacatttttcacatcattttctcgaccatttcctttcatccttcattcaagggctaAAGTTGGTTGATTGCTATTtgttcttgtttgttcttgatttgttttatacttgtgttttctttgcaaaagagaaagagtggtaaaaggcttgagaggtgaggttatttgaggggaggtaaaagccaacgagtgatatacacaagtgttttgtgaggtttattttttgtgtgatacacgagtgaactgtgaggatggattctactgacgatcatattccagttgatcctacgttgaaagccatgcaacaacaatttgcaaggtttgcacggattctggaaagtgtttcagggcggttggagaggctagaagttcaggcaacaaatgaaaataataacgaggaggaagagagtggaggagaagatgatgcttcatataggcatcgaaatgagagacgtggaaacggtagaagagggcgtacaaatgaagtggatggtgatttgagaagcatcaaactgaagatcccaacattccaaggaaggagtgaccccaaagcttatttggagtgggagagaaaggtggatctcatctttgaatgtcacaactattccgaggagaaaaaggttagacttgctgctattgaattcgctgactatgctatagtttggtgggatcaattgacaactagtacaaggcgatatggTGGAAGACCGGTTTcaacttgggaagaaatgaaaagcataatgcgtaagagatttgtaccttctcattattttcgtgaattgtatcaaaaattacaatctatgaaacaaggtactaaattTGTTGACGAGTACTACAAAGAGATGGAGATTGCtatgattagggcaaatgttgaagaagatagagaagcaaccaaggctcgattcttatgtgggctgaatagggagattgcaaacattgtggagcttcaacactatgtggagttggaggacatggttcatatggccatgaaggtggagggacaattgaagaagaagggaacaattcaaaagaatttttcaacaagttctcattcttcaaggacaaaagagtggacttcatccaaatccaattttggggcagcttctaaaccctaaaatgaagcgtcgacatccaagtccaaagaatttgagaagggtaaaggtatttctacttctacttctactcgaaatagagatatcaaatgttttcattgtcaaggtgttggacacattgcatctcaatgtccaaacaaaaggtgatgattttgaagccaaatggagagatagtGCTCCGGATGCGGATGAGGTGAAACGAGCGGTATTTGACATCTCGGCCAATAGTGCTCTAGGCCCGGATGGATTCTCGGCATTAttcttccaagcttgttggggcattGTGGGACCAGATGTGGTGGATGCGGTTAGGCAATTTTTCGGTGGGACCTTCCTCCCTcgaagcttcacggccacgagcaTAGTTCCCATCCCCAAGAAGCCTATACCTGAGACTTGGGGAGACTACCGacccaagaaccccacgtataaggtttggcagcggactcccttgattgataatctggtttgatccacttccagagcttggaaaacctcgacccgttggctatatgatcagccaagaacctcggtatggttgaacgccacaagaacttgctcaaagtatcttgataagttccaaacaagtgaaaaactctacaaagagaattcaactcacaagacaaagtctattttcgtatttgatcaatggtgtcctcaaatgacatgcttacaagcctatttataggctagaatggactcttgaaagtctcatatcattagtacaacttaagacctttagaatgactcataataagtgaaaagtaactcctaaactattggtgtgactttaggacatctaaagtcacttatttaactcaaaaagtaacttaaaaatgactcttcattttggttgctccaacttggacgaaaatgcatcatgtatcttcaatttgggcctccaaaatgtgatatatatagtgactcaaaacttcatgcattgggctgcccactaacttgaataatattcaccatttggcccaatgtagattggtcttggaattgggcttttatttcatcaactaaaagcatcatggactcctttatcttcttagctctagctcttgtaattggtccactttgaatgaacaatggatccatcttcttgtccttgtagatcagcttgggtgtagctccatcattcccttcttcttcaagaggattcgtcctcgaatctaattcaccaacataaggagataaatcagatacattgaaagtagcacttacattaaactcaccaggtaagtcaagtttgtaagcattatcattgacttttccaatcacttggaatggtccatctcctcttggctgcaacttggactttcttttcgaaggaaatctctcctttctcatatgcaaccaaacccaatctcccggctcaaagatgacttgtttccgacccttgttggcttgcttttttttttttttttttttttttttttttttttttttttttaaaaaaacaccccgaggggcggagggttgaggcggacccacacctgtgcattaccaaaaacCAATCAAAACAGCCAACcatacaccgagtcgcccaaaagtgacgactcgccaagacatgacaaattagagtacaaaGAGGGCCTCCCTAGCGACTAGGATGGTCATCTATCTACTCTCAAAATTCCTATTACAATTTGATGCAACCTTTGCATCCCCAACGACCTTTGTCCATCACCTAGTTAAGGCCcacaatagggatacctccgcaagGGACATGCCCTCCTGGGTCAAGGACCTCGATGGTgccctctatctcccggttggggggcccacatgcgacactcatggagcAAATGCTCGagtcattcgcacccgatgggacactcccaaatgtcaccgtagcaacattctccttcaaatgccaatcatcaccgtttggagccttggtgtgcatacCGCCCTCATGTATCtttcccttcctcttcctcaacaccaattggaagccatccttgtccacacttgggtgactcctactagccaccCTTGGCTTTGCCGATCCCGCACCCGATGTACCCTCAAAGTTCTCCGCatggttgttacaatctttggCTTTATCCAATTGTCCAAAGGACGGTGGGGTGCCGGACCAAGCATCCGCCTTTGGACGCCACTCACGGCGGATGATCTTGGCGGGATGGCTCGAGTGGTTCTCCTTGGATGGTGCTCGGCGCTCCTTGTCTCTACCCCCGAGCCTTTCTTCCTGttgcatggcaatcctctttctcatgcccaacatgtttacaattagcACAGAAAAgtggaatacggtcccatgccactttgtaccgtgaatctttgcctcggatattaaggatgatctctttCGTCGGAGGaatagagatgtcaatctctatgCAAATCCTCGCGAAGGAGAGTCGGTTTTGATGGATTGtagcatgatcggcttgtagtggcttgcctagTAGTTTACCAATCGCCATGAGAGCCGATTCCTCATAAAGATGCGCCGGGATTCCCATGATGTTGCACCAAACGGCAACAACCGGCGACTCGAAGAAGGTATCAAAGTCCGGCGCCCACTTaaacaccctcatcgggtggaTCGCAACAAACCAAATGGGGTTCCCATTGGGGCCATTTAAGACCTTAGCATAGTCGGCCATCGCTTGGAATTGAATTAAGATATGCTTAGcgttcaagtatttccaagtaaaaGAACCCACAAACCCCAAACCTCCAaggcttttttgaatttgggagGAGGATGGGAGCGAGTGTGAGAACTTTCCAACGACggctagccctagcttctccgagaggTCGTCCGTTTCTGAATCGGAGAAGGTAAGGGTTGGTGTGCCATCAAAGCATCCGGCCTTCCCCACGGCTTTAATCTTGGTGTCATCCAAAGGTATTGGCTCGGCCTTAAAGGCCTTGAACGTGGCTGATTCTCCTTCCACGCTCCCCGACCCCTTTTGGGGGTGGGGTAATTTCGCCCCCTTCCAAGCTCCCGCCGGCGGCACCAGGTTTTCCGGCGAGTTTTCCGGCCGCTGTGCGTCGGGGGTCCGGTCCCCTTTGTGTTCTTCATGACCGATTGGTATGGGAGGAGGGTGTGTGGCACATGGAgtagaatttgaattcaaattgccACTTACCCAAAGAGAGccccttgttggcttgctttgcatattgttctgtcctcttttcaatgttgagtcttaccctttcatgcaatcttttcaccatttcggccttagcttttccatcaagacttgcacgatcttcaataggtattggaatcaaatctagtgggctcaatggattaaaaccatacacaacttcaaatggagaaaagttagtagcagaatgaacacttcgattataagccaattcagcaaaaggtaagcattcctcccaacttttcaagttctttttaactaaagttcgtagtaattgagacaaagtcctattaactacttcagtttgtccatcagtttgtggatgacaagtagtagaaaacaagagtttagttcctaACTTATTCCTGAACactcgccaaaaatgactcacaaatttagcatctcgatcactcacaattgatctaggaacaccatgcaaacggacaatttctttaaagaacaaatcagcgatatgagatgcatcatcagttttgtgacatggaataaaatgtgccatttttgaaaacctatcaacaaccacaaaaactgaatctctacctctttttgttcttggcaaaccaacaacaaagtccattgaaatatcctcccaaggtgcactaggaattggtaacggtttgtacaaaccatgtgggtgtgatttagacttggcttgcatgcaagttatgcatcttttacaaattctttcaacatccacacgcattttaggccaaaagaaatgtt
It contains:
- the LOC121791833 gene encoding uncharacterized protein LOC121791833, which encodes MVKSGGEPAVEAATVSSHTTQSPHSPERNLPLIPRPKTKRAGTPFPERGRSELKRAGLETISGVSRIKKKMIFEMAEELLAGKNDEGTASPEGELPSDGYPRRTFAQMAKPGPFETATGHLLLLDHERYFAAGISDDDLVDPPFKPSSREVDEPKKESTSNLGEGRGSPEVEQACVGEVLNASAQIDKEGSTPTCDLEDSDFEGVAGTSPAPASRNGDVTAKEMVLVNHQHVEGTREHVHPCLDVGVTCEELDACDSQMREKTKLTLHGEGSVGSLWVSGNLNSNSTPCATHPPPIPIGHEEHKGDRTPDAQRPENSPENLVPPAGAWKGAKLPHPQKGSGSVEGESATFKAFKAEPIPLDDTKIKAVGKAGCFDGTPTLTFSDSETDDLSEKLGLAVVGKFSHSLPSSSQIQKSLGGLGFVGSFTWKYLNAKHILIQFQAMADYAKVLNGPNGNPIWFVAIHPMRVFKWAPDFDTFFESPVVAVWCNIMGIPAHLYEESALMAIGKLLGKPLQADHATIHQNRLSFARICIEIDISIPPTKEIILNIRGKDSRYKVAWDRIPLFCANCKHVGHEKEDCHATGRKARG